The stretch of DNA TGTAACTGGCAAACTGTTTCACCCGTTTTTGTTTTGTAAGGTACTAAATAAGCTAATCCAAGCTCTTTACCCGGCATAAGTTTCAACATTCCCGCCGCTATACCTGCTTCAACAATGCTTTTAGTTGAACAGTTTCTTAGATTGTAATCTAGCCCTGCTTGTAATAGTGTTGCTGCAAACTTAGCCCCTCTGGTCTTATCGCCCATCAAAGTATCAAGCATTTTTCTCTTTGGTATGATTAACTGTTTTAACTCATTCTCTCTGGTCATTATGTTACTCATCTCATTTACTCCTATAATTGATTTTAAGACGTTTTAAGCGTTGAGGTATAGTAAGATATACCCCTGACGCTTTTCGTTGATTTTATTGCCTTTTTTGGCTCTCTCTTAGTGTTTTATGCTCCGCTCTCTTGCTTCCAGTACCAAGCAGGTAAACTTATTGGCTCTGCTACCTGTCCAACCCCAGTGTCCAAAAACTTCTTTAATCGCTCCAAGTGGTAAAGATAGTTTTCTCTTCCTGCTTCAATAGCTTCCTGTTCAAGCTGATAGATACGTACTAGGTATGGTGATTGCTTTTCAACTGCTACAATGATAAAAGTTTCAGCCGGATAACCTGCCAATTTAAGAGTGTCAAGGTACCAAGCAGCTTGACGGTGGTATCTGTAATCATAGATAGCTTTCTCAAAGCTGTAAGGATCCACGCTCTTGGTCGTTTTTATGTCGATCACAATTCCCGCTTTTTGCAGGTAATAGTCTGGTCTGCATTTACGCGTAAAACCAAGATCATCTTTAGCAAATATGGAGCGTTCAGCTACTCCAT from Hydrogenimonas thermophila encodes:
- a CDS encoding PD-(D/E)XK nuclease-like domain-containing protein; this translates as MQQMSNAEYRAKDGISSSDFRLLELSPLHYVHRERFKLEGKQFDFGTLLHAMVLEPETLSNEFVKEEFDGCRENKNSKKYREAKAKFLEENAGKQVVAVDEWETAERMAENIRAIAGGILSNGVAERSIFAKDDLGFTRKCRPDYYLQKAGIVIDIKTTKSVDPYSFEKAIYDYRYHRQAAWYLDTLKLAGYPAETFIIVAVEKQSPYLVRIYQLEQEAIEAGRENYLYHLERLKKFLDTGVGQVAEPISLPAWYWKQESGA